TCCATCTTTCTTGAATTTCTAGATCTGCCATGAGCAATACTAAGAGAAATGTGAACCTTTTTTGCAAAAAGAGAAATTTTATTAGCTTCATGTACAAAATGATAGAAATGTTAACCTGACCTGAAAAACAAAGAAATGTTAACTACGAATTAAAATGAGAGAATGCCCCTTCTTCTTCTTACCAAAAAGAACAGAAGAGAGGGAAAATACTTTTTCTTAAACTGAAAATGCAAGAGAGAACGCTAGCTAAGCCATAGGGCCTCTTTTCGAGTGTTAGACAAAACACTACCACTTTAGCGGTATGCATCCCATAGAGCTAACACCTTTAAAAAGTGACAGAAAACTATCAAAATTTCTTATTTTTTTTACTAACAACTACCTCTTTTGGAAGTGGACAGTTTAGATACTTTAAACGTGTTTATGACAAGCGGGGCCCGTTTGTCAGGGCTGACGTGGCATGAAAGTCAACTTCGCTTATTTTAATCATTAAGTTGACCgttatgacatgtggggccaacaacaacctccttcttcctcctcctatCTCTTTCTGGCAATTCAACAAATACTTTTTGTGCATGAGAGGATACTAAGAGAAATGTTAgccttttttttgcgaaaagaGAAATTTTAGCTTTATGTACAAAATGATAGAAATGTTAACCTAATAACCTGAAAACAGAGAAATGTTAACTAAGAATTAAGATGAGACAATGCCCCTTCTATCCACACAAAAGAAGAAAAGAGGGTGAAAATACTTTATTCCTTAAGCCGAAAATGCAGGAGAGAATGGTATCTAGCCATAGGGCCTCTTTTCTGCATGCGCATGCCTCAAGTCGAGAGACCGGCAAGCTAGGCCAAGCAGCGAAGCAATGATGGCCGTAGAGCCCGAACCGTGCTAACCGTTGTGCCGAGCGCTGCCCGGCCACGGCCATGCCACAGCAGCATACCCCCCGGGCATACGCCCGCGCCCGCATCCGTCCGGCACTCAAAACCACGGCCGGCCGCCCCGCACGCACGCAACGGCGCTCAAAACCATACGGCGCGTTACGGGGCTACGTGGTGGTCGTACGGCCCGTGCGCGCGGGCGGGGTAGGGTAGGGCAGGGCAGGCACGGCGCGGCTCCCCACGCCTTTCACGGATTCGGCAACCGTCCCCGTCCATCGGCGCCACCCACCACCGTCCTCGCCACCCCGAAATGCACACGCACACTCGGCACCACCTCCATCCCACCTCTTTTACTAAACCAAACCAGCAGCTcgagaagcagcagcagcagcagctagcCGATCTCCCCTCCTTCCCCCCATACTCTTTCTTCTCCACCCGTCGCTGCGTCGGCCGACCTAGCTAGCCAGCTCGCTCGCTCGCGGTGGCGCGCGCGATTGCGGGGTCGGAGGAGGTGGATCGGGCGGCGGAGATGGGGCGGGGGAAGATCGAGATAAAGCGGATCGAGAACGCCACAAACAGGCAGGTGACCTACTCCAAGCGCCGGTCGGGGATCATGAAGAAGGCGCGGGAGCTCACCGTGCTCTGCGACGCCCAGGTCGCCATCATCATGTTCTCCTCCACCGGCAAGTACCACGAGTTCTGCAGCACCGGCACCGAGTAAGAACTACCAACTCACTGCTTCCATCCATGTCTCTCTTGCTTAGTTAATTATCAATTCCATTCCATCGCTAGCTGCCTGCTTAATCATCTCTAACATAAGCCAGCTTGGTCTTGTTCTTCTCCATGTATGTACGtacttgcagcatcaaggggatcTTTGACCGCTACCAGCAGGCCATCGGGACCAGCCTGTGGATCGAGCAGTATGAGGTTGCTGCTCCTCTTTCTTGCCTCAATCCATCTTTTTCTTTAGCTGCAACGCTTTCTCCTTTCCCTTTTAATTGCTAGATAGCTACTCATTCGCTGTTTTCTTGTGATTTGACATGAGATCTAATCGAGTCCAGGCTCCATCTTCCGGTGCTTCACTGCTCTTTTGCTTTGGCTGATTCGTTTTGGTTTGATTTGATTTCATCGCAGAATATGCAGCGCACGCTGAGCCATCTCAAGGACATCAATCGGAACCTGCGCACCGAGATCAGGTCAATCACTTTCCTCTTTCCTTCTTTACTTCTTTCATGGGGATTCTCCAGCACCGGCAATTTAGATTGATTTGATGCCGAGATCGACTTGAATTAACATACTGTTTGCTCGTATGTCGATGGCAGGCAAAGGATGGGTGAAGATCTGGACGCGCTGGAGTTCGAGGAGCTGCGCGACCTTGAGCAAAATGTCGATGCCGCTCTCAAGGAGGTTCGCCAGAGGAAGGCATGCACGTACAAACCCTAGCTATCAGATTAACTGATTTAGCCTTCGATTCCTAGCTGGATCTGTCTGTTTCTGCTCGCTCATCTGCTGTCCAATCCGTGCATATTTCATGTTGAGTAGCTAGCTCCTTGTGGTCCTAGATCTACACGAGTTCTCTATCTCTAGGATAGAATTAACAAGTGGTAGATCTATACAGTTCTCGATCTCTAGGATATACTAATTAACAAGAGATTGTTTTTCTTATTTCCAAAGAATTGGTTGCGTTTTTCTTGTTTAATTTCATCTCATGTATTATATTGCTTCCTTTAACAACTTATATAGCATCTTAATTAATCTTCTGTTCTTTTGTCTGTTATTTTCGTTTTAATTTTGCAGTATCATGTGATCACCACGCAGACTGAAACCTACAAGAAGAAGGTGAGACATTTTCTAAACAATTATTGTAAACTGTTCTATGTGAATTAAGTAGTTTTTTCGTAGCTCGAAAAATTCAGGAGTACGTTGCCCAATTTGGTGTACATGACTGTTCTGGCGCACACATATCTCCACAAAACTAGATCTTTCCCCAATTCGTTTACCTTGCCTTGTGTCAGCTGCCACTTGTTACAGTTTCTTTATTTAGCTAGTTCTCCATGCCACTGTTCGAACACCATGTGTTCACCAGATCTCTGTATTGTACAATCATTCGGCCACATTAACTTTGTTTGAGAAAGTCCGTCTAGCTAGATATGTATGACCATTATTGCACTTAATGAGCTGCATCATATGCATGGCGTTACATATTAACCACTCTCATaacctagctagctagctagattAGAGCCCCAAACATACATCCATCTCCCAACCCTTATATGGTTGAACATTCAACCTAGCTAGTGACCGATGGAAGCAAAGATCTGACAGACACCTCCACGCCTCAAACAAACACATTGCATGCCAATGTACACGGTGCACTGCCATGCGTGTCTGCACTTTACACACTCAACCCCCTCACTTCGACAAC
This sequence is a window from Aegilops tauschii subsp. strangulata cultivar AL8/78 chromosome 7, Aet v6.0, whole genome shotgun sequence. Protein-coding genes within it:
- the LOC109744352 gene encoding MADS-box transcription factor 16, which codes for MGRGKIEIKRIENATNRQVTYSKRRSGIMKKARELTVLCDAQVAIIMFSSTGKYHEFCSTGTDIKGIFDRYQQAIGTSLWIEQYENMQRTLSHLKDINRNLRTEIRQRMGEDLDALEFEELRDLEQNVDAALKEVRQRKYHVITTQTETYKKKVKHSQEAYKNLQQELGMREDPAYGFVDNPAAGGWDGVAAVAMGGGSAADMYAFRVVPSQPNLHGMAYGGSHDLRLG